The proteins below are encoded in one region of Hordeum vulgare subsp. vulgare chromosome 3H, MorexV3_pseudomolecules_assembly, whole genome shotgun sequence:
- the LOC123443271 gene encoding cyclin-A1-2-like, whose protein sequence is MSSNPAAPRRFSSAMSTATAKRPAVPEGAAGARPAAGPAAAAPQQQAKKRVALGNLTNVAAAAGGRAGCGKIAVVTAGNARLSSATAAAPVKKGSLPGARNANANRGSAVKSASTKPAPVTSRHEGSVQKESAPPPRKVPTVVPIAVPAVIPFSSFVSPGHSGDSISTDETMSSCDSMKSPDFEYIDNGDSSLLDSLQRRANENLRISDDRTVEGTKWKKDATAPMEIDNVCDVDDNYEDPQLCATLASDIYMHLREAETRKRPSTDFLETIQKDVNPSMRAILIDWLVEVAEEYRLVPDTLYLTVNYIDRYLSGNEINRQRLQLLGVACMLIAAKYEEICAPQVEEFCYITDNTYFKDEVLDMEASVLNYLKFEMTAPTAKCFLRRFVRAAQVCDEDPPLHLEFLANYVAELSLLEYSLLAYPPSLVAASAIFLSKFILQPAKHPWNSTLAHYTQYKPSELCDCVKALHRLFSVGPGSNLPAIREKYSQHKYKFVGKKQCPTSVPAEFFRDAAC, encoded by the exons ATGTCGAGCAACCCCGCCGCCCCCCGCCGCTTCTCCTCGGCGATGTCGACCGCGACGGCCAAGCGCCCGGCCGTGCCGGAGGGCGCCGCGGGGGCAAGGCCGGCCGCGggacccgccgccgccgcgccgcagCAGCAGGCGAAGAAGCGCGTGGCGCTCGGCAACCTCACCAACGTCGCCGCGGCGGCCGGGGGCAGGGCCGGCTGCGGGAAGATCGCCGTCGTAACGGCCGGCAATGCG AGGTTGAGTTCAGCTACCGCAGCTGCACCCGTGAAGAAGGGATCTTTGCCAGGTGCTCGGAATGCAAACGCAAATCGGGGCTCGGCTGTGAAATCGGCTTCCACCAAGCCAGCTCCTGTCACATCTCGCCATGAGGGCTCCGTGCAGAAGGagagtgctcctcctcctcggaaGGTGCCTACTGTGGTGCCGATTGCCGTGCCTGCCGTTATACCCTTCAGCAGCTTCGTGTCTCCCGGACATTCAGGAGATTCCATTTCCACTGACGAGACTATGTCAAGTTGCGACTCTATGAAGAGCCCGGACTTCGAGTACATTGATAACGGTGACTCCTCATTGCTGGATTCTCTACAGCGACGGGCAAATGAAAACCTGCGCATTTCAGATGATAGAACTGTGGAAG GAACTAAGTGGAAGAAGGATGCTACTGCCCCAATGGAAATTGACAACGTTTGTGACGTTGATGATAACTATGAGGATCCACAGCTGTGTGCTACTCTTGCTTCTGATATCTATATGCACTTGCGAGAAGCTGAG ACTAGGAAAAGACCATCAACTGATTTTCTGGAAACAATTCAGAAGGATGTGAACCCAAGCATGAGGGCTATCCTGATTGACTGGCTTGTGGAA GTTGCTGAAGAATATCGTCTTGTTCCTGATACCTTATACCTGACAGTCAACTATATTGACCGTTACCTTTCCGGCAATGAGATCAATCGCCAAAGGCTGCAATTACTCGGTGTCGCTTGCATGCTTATAGCTGC TAAATATGAGGAGATCTGTGCACCTCAGGTAGAAGAATTCTGCTACATCACTGACAATACATACTTCAAGGATGAG GTTTTGGACATGGAAGCTTCCGTCCTTAATTACCTGAAGTTTGAGATGACCGCACCTACAGCAAAGTGCTTTTTAAG GAGATTTGTACGGGCTGCACAAGTCTGCGATGAG GATCCACCTTTGCATCTGGAGTTCCTAGCCAACTATGTAGCTGAGCTATCACTGCTTGAGTACAGTCTACTTGCTTACCCTCCTTCACTTGTAGCGGCCTCTGCAATTTTCTTGTCGAAGTTCATACTGCAGCCAGCAAAGCATCCCTGG AACTCCACCCTTGCCCACTACACACAGTACAAGCCGTCGGAGCTATGCGATTGTGTGAAGGCGCTGCACCGCCTTTTCAGCGTTGGTCCTGGGAGTAATCTTCCTGCAATCAGAGAAAAGTACAGTCAACATAAG TACAAATTTGTCGGGAAGAAGCAATGTCCAACTTCAGTGCCGGCAGAATTCTTCCGGGACGCAGCATGCTAG